The Candidatus Binatia bacterium nucleotide sequence CAGCGCCGAGGTAGATGCCGTGACGTCCAGCTCCAGCAGTTCGTATCGGTCGGGTGCCCGGACCGCCTCTTCGGTGACGATCGCGAGCAGGTCTTCGTCGTAAACGCTCTTCTTCAGGTCGGCCAGCGCCTTGAACCGGGTGAAGGCCTTGTTCATGTCGACGTCGTACAGGTCGATGCCAAGTTCCTTGAGTCGCATCGCGAAGGCGTGGCGGCCCGAGTGTTTACCGAGCACAAGGGTATTGCTGCTGATACCCACCGACTCCGGCCGCATGATCTCGTAGGTGAGCTTGTCCTTGAGCACGCCGTCCTGGTGAACTCCGGCCTCGTGGGCGAAAGCATTGGCGCCGACGATCGGTTTGTTGGCGGGGACGGTCAGGCCGGTGACTTGCGCCAGCAGCCTACTGGCAGGGAAGATCTGCTCGGTTTGGATGCCCGTGTGGAGATGGAAGAAGTCGTCGCGCGTCTTGACCGCCATCACGACTTCCTCGAGCGAGGTGTTGCCGGCTCGTTCGCCGATGCCGTTTATCGTGCACTCGATCTGGCGGGCGCCGTTGCGGACGGCAGCCAGCGAGTTGGCTACGGCCATGCCCAGGTCGTTGTGGCAGTGCGCGCTCCAGCGTATCCGATCGCCCCCCGGGGTAGTGCCGATCACGTAACGGAAGAGGGCGCCATACTCCTCGGGCACCGCATAGCCCGTGGTGTCCGGGACGTTGATCGTCGAAACCCCCGCCTTGATGACCGCGGTGAACACCTTGACCAGGTATCCCGGGTCCGATCGAGAGGCATCTTCGGCGGAAAACTCGACATAGTCGATGTGCTTGCGGGCGAACTCGACCGCCCAGCAGGCGGCGTCGATTACTTCCTGCCGACTCATCGAAAGCTTACGTTCGAGGTGCAGATCCGAGGTGGCGATAAAGATGTGGATGCCTGGCCGTTTGGCTTTCTTCACCGATTCCAGAGCCTGAGTGATGTCGGCTTCGCGGGTGCGCGCCAGACTGAGCACAATGGGGCGCGCCACCGCCTCGGCTACTCTGGCGACGGAATCGAAGTCGCCGGGGGACGAAACGGCAAATCCCGCTTCGATGACGTCCACACCGAGCTTCTCGAGCTGGCGGGCAATAACGATCTTTTCCTCGACATTCATCGTCGCGCCCGGCGACTGCTCGCCGTCGCGCAGAGTGGTATCGAAGATCCAGACTTGGTTCGGGTCGGCGGTCATGACTCTCCCTCCGTTTGCGGCGCTGCAAACACGAAGGGCCACGGGGGGAGCTGCCCGTGGCCCTTCTAAAACAAACCTGCCACGGGCGGGGCTCCCGCCCGTGGCGTCGTTTCGCAGCGTCAGTTTTGCCTACGCCGCTCCAGACGCTCCGGGCGGGCCCGGAAGCAACAGTTCCGCAAGGAGCAACCCGAGCTTCTGGATCGACGCGAACATGTTTTGCACCTAATCGACGGCTGGAGGGTTGTCAAGCATGGTTTCGCGTGGCGGGCGGCCGTCGGCGCCCTGGCCGCGGTTCAGCCGGCGCCCGCGCAGGCGCCGCAGCCGCAGCCATCCCCAGCGCACCGGACCGGAAGCTGCGTAGCACCAGAATACGGCGAACAACATGATCTGCGGCTCGGCAATCAGCAGCATCAGGAGCACGATGCCGGCGATCAGCAGCGAGAAAGGGTGGCGTCGGTAAAGGTCTCCCTCTTTGAAGCTGAAGAACTTGACCGCGCTGACCATCAGTCCGGCAAGGGCGTAAGTCACAAACAACAGCAAGAGGTTAGCGTAGGTCGGACCGTCGCCGCCGAACCGGTAGTAAACGAGGACGCTCGACGCGATGACCTCGGCGGCCGCCGGGATCGGAAGCCCGGTGAAAAGCCGCTTCTCGCCGACGTCGTACTGGACGTTGAAGCGCGCCAGTCGCAGCGCCCCACACGTAACGTACAGAGACGCCGCCAGCCAGCCCCACGTGCGAAGGGGCTCCAGCGCCCAGCGATAAACCAGGATGCCCGGGGCGACACCGAAGGCCACCAGGTCCGACAGCGAGTCGTATTCGATGCCGAATCGGCTGGTGGTGCGCGTCAACCGCGCGATCCGCCCGTCGAGGACATCGAACACGTTGGCGACCAGCACGGCGATGGCCGCCGACAGGAAGTCGCCGCGCATACTGGCGATGATCGAATAGAACCCGGCGAACAACCCGCCTGTGGTGAGGAGATTCGGGAGCAAATAGACACCCCGATGCAGAGGGCGGCGCGGTCCGTCGGGACGAACCGGCGCGGCGGCGGATGCGAAACCCATCAAGGCCACTCCGCCAGTACCGTTTCGCCGGCAACGGCACGGTCACCCACCGCAACACGAACGCGAGCCGCCCGGGGCAGATAAACGTCGGCGCGCGAGCCGAACTTGATCATGCCGTAACGCGATCCTTGCTCGACCCGGTCTCCGGGTCGCAGTCGGCAGACGATGCGCCGCGCGACAAACCCGGCGATCTGTACGCAGCACAGCCTCCTGCCCGCATCGTCTTCGAGCAATACCGCCGTTTGTTCGTTATCGAGCGAGGCCTTGTCGGCAAAAGCACGGAAGTATTTTCCCGGATGGTGGTGCACATCGAGAACCCGGCCGCTAACCGGGGCACGATTCACGTGCACGTTCAGAGGCGACATGAAGATGCTCACGATAGTCGCGTCCGTATGGAGAAAGCGCTCGTCCCGGACCGTCCCCATCTTGATAATACGCCCGTCGGCCGGGGCGAGGATCAGGCGAGGATCCGCGGGGCAGTTCCGTTCCGGGTCGCGAAAGAAACTGACGGCGAACACCGTCGCGGCGGCTGCGACGGACGCGGCGACCGTCCAGCCGAGGACGTACAACACCGCCGTTGCCAGCGCGGCGGCGGCGATCGAGTGCAGGCCGTCGCGGGCAATGGGCACACGCCAGCCACGCGCGGAATTCGTTGCCGTCAGCTCTTGCTCCTGTCGACGAGGCGGTCGCTCGTCAGCCACGGCATCATCTCTCGTAGCCGGGCGCCCACCTCCTCGATCGGGTGACGGGCCGCCTCCCGGCGCAGTTCGCGGAAGTGAGGCATGCCGCAGCGGTACTCCGTAATCCATTCCTCGGCGAACCTGCCGCTCTGGATTTCTTCGAGAATGGCCCGCATTGCGGCACGGGTCTCTTCGCCGATCACACGCCG carries:
- a CDS encoding 2-isopropylmalate synthase, which codes for MTADPNQVWIFDTTLRDGEQSPGATMNVEEKIVIARQLEKLGVDVIEAGFAVSSPGDFDSVARVAEAVARPIVLSLARTREADITQALESVKKAKRPGIHIFIATSDLHLERKLSMSRQEVIDAACWAVEFARKHIDYVEFSAEDASRSDPGYLVKVFTAVIKAGVSTINVPDTTGYAVPEEYGALFRYVIGTTPGGDRIRWSAHCHNDLGMAVANSLAAVRNGARQIECTINGIGERAGNTSLEEVVMAVKTRDDFFHLHTGIQTEQIFPASRLLAQVTGLTVPANKPIVGANAFAHEAGVHQDGVLKDKLTYEIMRPESVGISSNTLVLGKHSGRHAFAMRLKELGIDLYDVDMNKAFTRFKALADLKKSVYDEDLLAIVTEEAVRAPDRYELLELDVTASTSALPRAAVRLRIDGQERYGEGTGDGMVDACYKVIADITGVHPRLERYAVKAITGGTDALGEVSCLIDADGVTANGQGAHTDIIHASALAFVNALNKLEHRRSRYRQHQADVGP
- the pssA gene encoding CDP-diacylglycerol--serine O-phosphatidyltransferase, whose protein sequence is MGFASAAAPVRPDGPRRPLHRGVYLLPNLLTTGGLFAGFYSIIASMRGDFLSAAIAVLVANVFDVLDGRIARLTRTTSRFGIEYDSLSDLVAFGVAPGILVYRWALEPLRTWGWLAASLYVTCGALRLARFNVQYDVGEKRLFTGLPIPAAAEVIASSVLVYYRFGGDGPTYANLLLLFVTYALAGLMVSAVKFFSFKEGDLYRRHPFSLLIAGIVLLMLLIAEPQIMLFAVFWCYAASGPVRWGWLRLRRLRGRRLNRGQGADGRPPRETMLDNPPAVD
- a CDS encoding phosphatidylserine decarboxylase family protein, with amino-acid sequence MADERPPRRQEQELTATNSARGWRVPIARDGLHSIAAAALATAVLYVLGWTVAASVAAAATVFAVSFFRDPERNCPADPRLILAPADGRIIKMGTVRDERFLHTDATIVSIFMSPLNVHVNRAPVSGRVLDVHHHPGKYFRAFADKASLDNEQTAVLLEDDAGRRLCCVQIAGFVARRIVCRLRPGDRVEQGSRYGMIKFGSRADVYLPRAARVRVAVGDRAVAGETVLAEWP